AGGCCGGCACGGCGCCGCTGCTTACCTGTACATGAAGATGTCTCTGTTTCCGGAGAGCAGCTTGCGGCAGCGGAAGCAGATGTCGAGGtagtggtggtggccgtggagctcgtcggcgtcgtcgcaGGGGTCGCAGAACATGCGCCCAGGGCGCCTCGGCGAGGCCGCCGGCTTCAGCGGGGTGCCGGGGTGGCCGGAGAAGCCAGCCTCGAGGTCGCCGTGGGCGTCCACGGAGACGGGGTTGTAGTGCGCCATTTCCTTTGGCTCTGGTTCTGTTTTCCTCGGCGAATTGGTGCTCTGCTTTCTCTTTTCCGGTTGGGAGAGGGGGAAGGGAGCGATGGAGTGCGGGGAAGACGAGACAGAGGGGCTTTATATTTTGGAGGGAGATGCGGAGGGGAGCGTGGCACTTCTCATTTTGGCCCTCTATTTctttttgaaattcagaaagtCACCCTTCACTTCTTTTAGCCCAAGTGGAATGCATGtatttgcattggttggttcAGCACCATTTTATTTCCTTATGCAAAAATACAAATTTATCTCTGTAAGTTTGTGCTCGTTGTAGATG
This portion of the Setaria viridis chromosome 7, Setaria_viridis_v4.0, whole genome shotgun sequence genome encodes:
- the LOC117862801 gene encoding FCS-Like Zinc finger 2, producing MAHYNPVSVDAHGDLEAGFSGHPGTPLKPAASPRRPGRMFCDPCDDADELHGHHHYLDICFRCRKLLSGNRDIFMYRGDMPFCSEECRQEQIDIDEAREQRSKQTGRAEQQLQRQQQKQSPQRIPIWAW